A window from Prosthecochloris marina encodes these proteins:
- a CDS encoding LysM peptidoglycan-binding domain-containing protein: MSGIVANLLNDTVFVRVAHFYIFPAVLLLLQTAVFSDSFAGKKGNVADDSAVAEMLDSYVTTTYFSDRKFKKWKDGGIDGYHATFIPQFDDETYSERIARLNRQTPLRLAYNSHVKGFIKLYSVDKRKLTAKVLGLADMYFPLFEKKLRQYNIPLELKYLAIVESALNPTAVSRANAKGLWQFIYGTGKMYGLESSAFVEDRFDPEKATIAACRHMRDLYNIYGDWFLVLAAYNSGAGNVNKAIRRSGGARDYWSIWPHLPSETRGYVPAFIAVTYIMNYYREHNISSLEPVYSYDDIGAVRVSEIVAFDQVSEVIGVSVEDLQLLNPQFKLNLVPAGAGNPYYLKLPKEYLGKFNRKEKKIYAHKTRQGLDGAALLAKAREVKAVSPKAVSPKKQKKNIHVVRRGQTLASIARTYRCYVSELIRWNNLKSSKIYPGQKLKVFGTPGTGSPAKSSVVYHKVKRGESLGLIAGKYGVSVSKLASWNNLGRKRTIYPGQRLKIYGVSTRTSSKKPSYHKVKRGESLGLIAGKYGVSVSKLASWNNLGRKRTIYPGQKLKLSAPTKIHKVRRGESLGLIARKYGVSVSQLVSWNKLGGKRTIYPGQRLTIKIN, encoded by the coding sequence GTGTCAGGAATTGTTGCAAACCTTCTTAACGATACGGTGTTCGTGAGAGTCGCTCATTTCTATATTTTTCCGGCTGTCCTGCTGCTTTTGCAAACGGCTGTTTTTTCCGACAGTTTTGCGGGCAAGAAAGGTAATGTTGCTGATGACTCGGCGGTGGCTGAAATGCTGGACAGCTATGTGACGACAACATATTTCAGCGACAGGAAATTCAAAAAGTGGAAAGACGGTGGTATTGACGGGTATCATGCTACATTTATTCCGCAGTTTGACGATGAAACCTATTCGGAAAGAATTGCCCGGTTGAATCGTCAAACACCACTCAGGCTTGCTTATAACAGCCATGTCAAAGGCTTTATCAAGCTGTATTCAGTTGATAAGCGCAAGCTGACCGCAAAGGTTCTCGGTTTGGCCGATATGTATTTTCCTCTTTTCGAAAAAAAGCTCCGGCAGTACAATATCCCTCTCGAGCTGAAGTATCTGGCAATCGTAGAGTCGGCACTCAACCCGACTGCGGTTTCACGGGCAAATGCGAAAGGGCTCTGGCAATTCATTTATGGAACCGGAAAGATGTATGGTCTCGAGTCGTCAGCCTTTGTCGAGGACCGTTTCGATCCGGAGAAAGCAACCATCGCCGCATGCAGGCACATGCGAGATCTTTATAATATATATGGGGACTGGTTTCTTGTGCTTGCCGCCTACAACTCCGGAGCCGGAAATGTGAACAAGGCGATTCGGCGATCGGGCGGTGCCAGGGATTACTGGTCCATCTGGCCGCATCTTCCTTCGGAAACCAGGGGATATGTGCCTGCTTTTATTGCAGTTACCTATATCATGAACTATTACCGTGAGCACAATATCAGTTCTCTTGAACCAGTGTACTCGTATGACGATATCGGGGCGGTTCGTGTATCGGAGATTGTTGCTTTCGATCAGGTAAGCGAGGTTATCGGTGTTTCTGTCGAGGATCTTCAGCTTCTCAATCCTCAGTTCAAGTTGAATCTTGTTCCAGCAGGTGCCGGTAATCCTTACTATTTGAAACTTCCTAAAGAGTATCTCGGCAAGTTTAACCGGAAAGAAAAGAAAATCTACGCGCACAAGACCCGTCAGGGACTTGACGGAGCGGCTTTGCTGGCAAAAGCTCGAGAAGTGAAGGCGGTTTCTCCCAAAGCTGTTTCTCCCAAAAAGCAGAAAAAAAACATACATGTCGTAAGGCGCGGTCAGACGCTGGCCTCGATAGCCAGAACCTACCGCTGCTATGTCAGTGAGCTTATACGGTGGAATAACCTGAAAAGTTCGAAGATTTATCCGGGACAGAAGCTCAAGGTGTTCGGAACACCGGGAACCGGGAGTCCGGCAAAATCTTCCGTCGTGTATCACAAGGTGAAGCGCGGTGAAAGTCTTGGTCTTATAGCCGGAAAGTACGGCGTCAGTGTGAGTAAGCTCGCTTCCTGGAACAATCTTGGGCGGAAACGCACGATATATCCCGGTCAGAGGCTCAAGATTTATGGCGTTTCCACCCGGACATCATCGAAAAAACCAAGTTATCACAAGGTGAAACGCGGTGAAAGTCTTGGTCTTATAGCCGGAAAGTACGGTGTCAGTGTGAGCAAACTCGCTTCCTGGAACAATCTTGGACGGAAGCGCACGATATATCCCGGTCAGAAACTTAAACTTTCTGCTCCGACAAAAATTCACAAAGTCAGGAGGGGAGAAAGCCTTGGCCTTATAGCCAGGAAATATGGGGTGAGTGTCAGTCAACTTGTCTCTTGGAACAAATTAGGCGGAAAACGTACGATATATCCTGGACAACGGCTTACAATCAAGATAAATTGA